In Helianthus annuus cultivar XRQ/B chromosome 9, HanXRQr2.0-SUNRISE, whole genome shotgun sequence, the following are encoded in one genomic region:
- the LOC110879775 gene encoding uncharacterized protein LOC110879775, with amino-acid sequence MGNCQAVDNASLILQTQNGRAERYYAPISAAEIMKLHPGHYVALLLTTTFYSSDHHHKQPPNDHPTTANQPLRVTRIKLLRPTDNLALGHAYRLITTQEVMKGLKAKKNGKANNYKDFLAPESAEAKSNLEASVTRSNQLEKTHHQMRKADKHRGPANSKSRGWHPSLNSISET; translated from the exons ATGGGCAACTGTCAAGCCGTTGATAATGCAAGCCTCATCTTACAGACCCAAAATGGCAGAGCTGAAAGATACTATGCTCCCATCTCCGCCGCTGAGATCATGAAGCTCCACCCTGGTCACTATGTTGCACTCCTCCTTACAACCACCTTCTACTCCTCCGACCACCACCATAAACAACCACCCAACGACCACCCTACAACCGCCAATCAACCTCTTCGTGTTACCCGCATCAAGCTTCTCCGCCCCACCGATAATCTTGCTCTTGGTCATGCTTATAGACTCATCACCACCCAAG AGGTGATGAAAGGATTAAAGGCAAAGAAGAACGGAAAAGCCAATAACTACAAGGATTTTCTGGCACCGGAGTCCGCCGAAGCAAAATCAAATTTAGAGGCATCAGTCACAAGATCAAACCAATTGGAGAAAACCCATCATCAG ATGAGGAAAGCAGATAAACACAGAGGTCCGGCGAACTCGAAATCAAGGGGATGGCATCCGTCGTTGAACAGTATCTCGGAGACATGA